The Pelagicoccus albus genome includes the window AAGCAAGCAGGGCGAAGACCATTATCACCAAGGCCAAGGCTGCGTTCACCATGCTGAAGAGAGATATGTTAGACGAGAGGCTTTGGAAGCTCTTGGTGGTTGTGGCGACCGAGTCGTTATAGGTCTGCGCGACGGCGGTTTCGCCTAGGGCAACGCTAGCTCGAAGTGCTTGGTTGAGCTTGGGGATATCCTGATCCCAAAGCTCGATGGCCTCGAAGAACATATCGTCCTTTAAGAGGGACCGAATTTCCTCCGTTTTGTCCGCGTAGGCGTTGAAAGACTTCCGAATTTCTTCCACGTCCCGAAGGATTTCAGCATCGGAGCTGAGGCTAGCAAGTGTGTCTATGGAATTGAGAGCTTCAGCGCTCAGCGAGAGAGCTTCCTTTTCCTTGGCCTCCTTTATCTCGTCGCTTTGCCCGAAGATGTATCCAAGGTTCGCGATCTCGAACTGCAGCGACGTTTGCTTCAGGTCGTTGAGCAGTTGCTGGCTTGGCACGCTCTCTCTTTGAAAGGAATGCACGATTTCCCCACCCGATCGGGTGGATCTGAACATGTAAATTCCTTCGATGACAATGAGAGCGGTCAGCAAGGCCAAGGCCCCATTAATGAAGAGAAAGCAACTCTTTAGGTTGAGGTTCTTGATCGAGAACATGGATGAATGGGAATTGCGATGGAGGACGATTAATTGACCTGTTTTACCCCGCTGAGGTCGGAACCGTCAGAAGTTAGGCCGATGGCTCCTTTGTTCGCTTTTACGAATGCGACAAGTGCGGCCGGGTCTGAGAAGTTCTTTGGCATGGTGCCGCGTCCACTGAAGGCAAGTCTCTGCCAGTGGCTTTTGAAACGTGAATCGTTCATTTTGGCGAACGACTCCAAAGCGTTGTTGGAGTCGGAATTGTCTTTCAGCACCGCGATGACGACTTCGGCTCCATTCTCCCAGAATTTACGTTTGCCGACCAAGACGGAGGCAAGTGTGTCGGTGTCGATGGAGTCCGAGTTTTCGGAATTGACGATTACGGATGGAGAGGAGAACGCGAAGCTTGTCGCGCTCAGGGCCAAGAGGAGGGAAGATAGTGTCTTTTTCATTTTCAACTTTGTTCCGAGAGTTCGGTTTCTTAAGCCCTAGAAGAAGAAGGTGCTCTTCAGGGCGAATAGGGTCCAATTCTCGTCAGTAGGGCTGGGGTTTTGCCCGAACTGGTTGAACAGTCGGTTTTGTCCGCTCAGGAGGTGGAACTCACCCTTTACGGTCCAAAAGTCGGTTGCGTCGTAGCGAAGCGAAAATTGCAGGTCCTCTTGATAGTCGAGGGCCGTTTCGGTGCTGTCATTGTTGCTGAGGAATTCCGAGTAGATGACGCTGCCCTCAAATCGGTCGAGGAAACGTCTCGCAGCTCCCAGGTACCAGGAATGGCCAGTATTGGCTACTGGCGCCCATCCCATTGGGTTTCCGGCCACGGTTTGCTGCTCCAGCCCATTGGTCGCCAAGACGTTGTATTCGCCGGTAAAAGTCCAGTTTTCCCAATAATATTCACCTGAGAACCGCCACTCGGAAGCCTCTGTGAGGTTTGATACTACGATGGGAATTCCGTAAAGTGGATGATTTCCAGAGGTGTCGATATCGATCCCTTTCAGAATGGAGTAGGCGGCTCCGGTGCGGAGTCCAGCCACAGGAGTGTTCCACCAAAGTTGGATTCCCGATAGCGTGTCGGCGTCGATGGTATCAATCTTACCATTTAGGAGTGAACGCGCTGTGATGGTGTGAGCGTAACCAGCGATTCCGCCGTCGATTTCCAGGCTCGAAGCTCCGTGGTAAGCGGTGTAGTCCAAACTCTGAAATGTGCCGAAGGAGAGGTTACCGGAGATGGAGATCCCATCTGCTGAAGCAGAAAAGTCGCGATAACGCTGGTCGTACATACCCATCGGCAAAAGGATTGAGGTACGGGCGATGTCGATGTCTTGAATGTCGTTGTACAAGCCTTGCGGTCTTTTCACACGTCCCAGACGCAGGTTGAAGGCGGGAGACTGGCTGTATTCGACAAACAGGTAGTCGATGATGGGATCAAAGTTGCCGTAAGGACCGAGCTCGAAGGTAAAGAGCTGTCCACGCAGCGTGGTGCGTTCGATGGGGGACCAGCTAGCGTTCACGCCCAACTCGACGAAGTCGAAGTCTCCGTCCTCCGAGTCGACGAGGTAATTGTTGGCCGAGGATTGAAGGTAGCCGTTGCTGAAGAACCCTCCATAGGAGATGTCTCCTGCCGCGAAACTGTTTACTGCCAAAGCCGCTCCGGCGGCAATTGAGATGACTGTCTTTCGATTCATTTTATCTAGGTCTGTAGAGAGGCCGCGAGTAGCTCGCTGACTCTAGGCTAGCCGTTTTCTTAGGTATTCGCCTTTCCTAGGTATCGACCCAGACTCCGGATTTTTAGGGGTTATGTCCTATTTGGGGCTATATGATTCCCGAATGGTTAGATTCGTTTCTTTTTTACGAGATGAATCCATTCACCCGTTAAATCTTTGGTTTTGGGGAAGGCCTTGATCCACCCACTAATCCCCGGATTTTCCTCGGCGAGGTATACAGTCTTCAACTGTAGTAGGGTATATCCCCTTTTTATGAAGTCTTGTCTGGTTGCGGTAAGCGCATGCTCAGGTAGGCGGCGAAAAGTACAATCAGCGACCCGATGAGGTAGAGTTTGTCGGAGCCAAACCACCAAAATACGAAACTCGCCGATAGTGGTCCGATTGCTCGGCCAAGAGATCCTAGAGAGCGGAAGACGCCTAGAGCTTTACCTTGCTCTTGCTCAGACACGTAAAGCGAAATGAGCGACGTGAGAGTTGGGCTGCAAAGTCCTGCTCCCAAGGCCATGAAGCCGAGTCCCAGGTAGAGGATTCCCTCTGAGCTAGCCATGGATAGGATAGCGAGTGCGACGGCGACTAGAAGCAAGCCTGTGGATGCTGTTTTCTTTTCTCCGACTTTGGGTGCGATCCGGCGAACGATTCCTCCCTGTACCAAAATCAAGATGAAGCCGACGAAGACCATCATTTTGGTAATGTCTAAAGGCGTGTATCCGAAACGCTCAACGCCGAGGAACGAAAGGGTGAACTCCATCCCGGCGAAAGCGAGAATGTACACGAAGTAGGCGAAGTTGGTTCTGCGGACCGGAGTGATCTGGGGCTGCTTGAGCCTTTTGACCGGATTCATGATGACCCGCTGCTGGCCTCGTTTTTCAGGAGGAAGCGATTCTGCGAAACGGGCCCGGATCCAGATGAAATTTCCTAGGGAAAGTATTACGGCTACGAACGCGACAAATGAAAATGGGTTGATTCCAAATCGGGCCAACTCTGGCCAAAGCTCGACTGGATTTACGAAATGGGCGCAGGCTCCCCCGATGGCTGGGCCGGTTACAAAGCCCAATCCGAAAGCGGCCCCGATCATTCCCATCCCCTTGGAGCGGTTTTCTTTGGTAGTCACATCCGCGACCGCAGCGGTTGCCACCGATAGGTTTCCGCTCATCGCGCCGCCGATTAGCCGAGCGATAATCAAAAGGGCGAAATTGCCGGCGAACATCCAAAGGACGTAGCTCAAGCAAGTGCCCAAGCTAGTGTATACAAGAATGGAGCGTCTTCCCTTCCTGTCCGACATGGCTCCCCAGAAGGGCGCGAAGAAAAACTGCAGCGCCGCGTACAAAGACCCGAGTACCCCCCCGAACAATACAGGCGTGAAGCGCTCGGAACCGTCGGCGAGCTGCGAGACTTGGTTTAGCTGCTCCAGCAGCCAGCCCAGCAAACCGCTCTGTCCGTCTACTTCGAAGTAGTAATCGAGCATGGACGGAAAGAGTGGGAAGATCACGCTAAAGCCCACCAGATCTATGAAGATCGTCAGGAATATGACGCCCAAGGACAGGTTTTTGCTCGATGAATTTTCCAGTTTTCCGCTCAAGGGCGACGTTTATTAGGGGCGGTGATAGGGCAGGCAAGCGCAAAGGCTGTGCCGCTCTGCGCCTTCGACGCGTTTCTGTGGGGTTCGGAAAAAAGCGAGGCAAAGACTGACAACAAGAAGGGTGTCAGAGCAAAAAATCTGCAGCCAAACAAAGCCTTCCGGAGTCTATCTAGCGGGTCTGCACTGCTGTAGGCTCCTTGCCGTTTCCTATCCAACCCATCTTAGGTCCCATGAAGTTATTCCCTGCTTTGCCCACACTCTTAATTAGTGCGTTGTTGGCTGTTGGCTCCATTCCCAGCGCCAACGCCAATCTCAAGACTCCCGCAGCCAGCCCGCACGCTTCCTTTAAACAGACGGTCGGTCTGACGGAAGTCGAGATGGACTACTCGCGTCCCGGTGTGAAAGACCGCGAGATTTTTGGCGAGCTTGTGCCCTATGGCAAAGTTTGGCGGACAGGAGCGAATCAACCTAGCAAAATTCGCTTCTCGGATGACGTCGTATTTGGCGGAGAGAAGATACCGGCGGGTGAATACGCCCTCTATACGATACCGGGAGAAGCGGAGTGGACGGTCATCGTCTATGGCAGCACGGAATTGTGGGGAGCCTTTGGCTATGAAGAGAAAAATGATGTAGTTCGTTTTTCCGTTACGCCTATGACCATTGACGAACAGGTGGAATCTATGTCCTTTGGGATTAAGGATCTCGAAAGCGACCAAGCCGTGTTGTATTTGGAATGGGATTACACCTGCATCGAAATTCCAATCCTTGTTCCCACCGATAAAAAGGTCATGTCGCAAATCGAGAAGCTCAAGAGCTCCGACAGCTTCGATTCGCCGCGTACGCTTTTCGCTGCGGGGACGTATTATCACGAGACCGGTAAGGACCTAAAAACTGCACTGAAATGGGTGAGCTCGGCCTGCGAGAAAAGTGAGAAGCCTGCTTACTGGATGCTCGCCCGCAAAGCTCAGATAGAGATGGACCTTGGAATGACGAAAGAAGCGAAAGCCAGCGCGGAGAAAACTTTGAAACTCGCGACTGAAGGAGGAAATCCAGACTACCAAAAGATAGCTCAAGATATTTTGGAAAGCCTCTAGGTCTTTCTTCTTTTTGCCGTTTCCTTTCCCAACCTGCTTTTGCCATGGCTACAGGCTTTCTCAAACATTCGAAAACACTCATGCTTGGATTCGCTGCAGCGGTTTCCGCTTACGCCTCTTCACCGGTCGAGATCACGGACAATGTGTCCGGATCGGAGCTACTCTGGAAAATCCAAAAAATGAATACTTTAGGGCGGGTTCTCTATGTAGCCGCTCATCCTGATGACGAGAATACTAGCCTGGTTTCTTACCTCTCCTTAGGGCGGAAGTATGACACCGCCTATCTCTCTTTGACTAGGGGAGATGGAGGGCAAAATCTCATCGGACCCGAACTGCGAGACCAGCTTGGGCTTATCCGAACTCAAGAGCTTTTAGCGGCTCGCACTATCGATGGAGGAAAGCAATTCTTCAGCCGGGCACGAGATTTCGGTTATTCCAAAACGCCTGGGGAAACCTTCCGTATTTGGGACAGAGAGGCGGTACTGGCCGACACGGTTTGGGCTATCCGCAAGTTTCGACCAGATGTGATAGTGACTCGCTTCAATCCCCAGCCGAGCTCGACTCATGGTCATCACACTGCCTCAGCGATGTTGGCCCTTGAGGCTTTCGAGGCGGCTGCCGACCCGAGCAAATTTCCAGAGCAACTGGAATGGGTAGAGCCTTGGCAGGCGAAGCGGATTGCCTGGAACACTAGCTCCTGGTTTTTCCGAAATAACGACGTCGTTTTTGAACCGGAAAATTATCTGGAGATGGAAGTCGGAGGATATGACCCATTGTTAGGAAAGTCCTACAACGAAGTTGCCTCATTGAGTCGGAGTATGCACCGCAGCCAAGGTTTTGGAACTCTTGTATCTCGTGGAGTCCGAAATGAATATTTTAAGTTTTTGGCGGGAGATAAATGGAAGGGCGACTTGTTTGACGGAGTCGACACCACTTGGAGTAGAGTAAGCGGCGCCGCTAAAGTTTCGGAGATGCTTAACGAGTTAATGGGCGGGTTTGATGTATCTGATCCATCTGCCTCGGTTGCGAAGATGTTGGAGTTGCGGACCGAACTTACCTCGCCCGAGCTCGGCGAGTGGGGCAGTCAGAAGCTGCGGGAGCTCGATTCCATCATTCTGGGAAGTATGGGGTTCCACGCTCGTGCTCTAAGCTCGAAAAAGTATTTAAAAGGTGGAGACAAGTTCGAACTCGCATTCGAGCTCATCAACCGCTCGGCTCTTCCCGCGAAACTAAGCTCAGTCGAAATCCCATTCGCGTCCGTCTCTGAGAAACGAGACGATCCGCTAGGTGAAAATTCCCTGCAAGGTGTTCGATTCGAGCTCGATGCTCCTACCACCTTAGATGGACAGCCCTATTGGCTGCGAGAGAAGGGAACTGTCGGGATGTTTGAGGTGGATGATCAAACTTTAATAGGACTTCCCGAGAATGAGCCTTCTCTTGTTTCGACGATTAGTATCGAGGTAATGGGCACGGAAATTCCAGTGACCTTGCCAGTTGTCTACCGAGAAGTAAACCCCGCCAAAGGCGAAGAGATAGATCTCGTGACCCTATTGCCAGCCGCATCGGTCGAGTTTACTGCCCCGGTTAAGTTATTTCCGAATTTTGAGGAGCGGGATGTGGAAGTTAAAGTATCCGCTCTCCTAGACGGCGCGGAAGGTGATTTGGAATTAGTGTTGCCCGAAGGTTGGAGTAGTGTGCCTAAAAGCGTGCCGGTTGAGAGATTGCTCAAAGGAGCTTCGAAGAGCTATGTGTTTCGCGTTTCGCCCAGTTCAGTCTCGCAGGAGATCGATATTCAGGCCCGACTTGTAACGGAGAGTGAAACCTTCCAGAAGTCGGTGGAACAGATTCGCTACGATCACATCCCGGAGCTGACATTGTTCGGCTCGGCTAGCTCGAAAGGGGTAAGCCTCGAAGTCGCGCGGCTTGGTCAAAAGGTAGCCTATCTACAGGGAGCTGGGGATGCGATGCCAGAGAGTATCAGGGAAATTGGCTTCGAAGTCACTGAACTTAGCCCGGGAGAACTCGGGGCGATTGATCTCGGAGTCTTTGATGCAGTTGTCCTTGGTATTCGCGCTTACAATACAGTTGATGAGATTGATTCCCTGCTGGAACGGTTGTTTTCCTATGCGGAAGCGGGTGGCACGGTGGTCGCTCAGTACAATACGACCCGGGGCCTGAAAGGCTCGCTGCTTGCTCCCTTTGATTTACAGCTGTCACGGGACCGAGTTACGGATGAGAATTCAGAGGTACGTTTCCTTGCTCCCGAACATCCAGTGCTGTCAAAACCCAACCACATCACAGAAAACGATTTTTCGGGGTGGACGCAGGAACGGGGACTTTACTTTCCAGATTCTTGGGGAGCGGAATTTACGCCTATCCTAGGGATGAACGATATCGGAGAACCTTCGCGAGACGGATCTCTACTAGTGGCGGAATTTGGAGATGGTTATTTTGTCTATTCAGGAATTTCCTGGTTCCGACAGCTGCCTGCGGGTGTGCCCGGAGCGTATCGGCTTTTTGCCAACATCCTTTCTTTGGGACAACCTGAATAGCGACTCTGGGTATTTAAAACACTATGCCGGAAAAGAATGGAATAGAGAAGGAGGAAGCTCCTCCTGTACTAGGAAGCTGGAGACGAGTCTATTGGGCTGTAACCATCTTCTTTGCGGTAGAAGTGGTATTGTTCTACCTGTTCACACGGTTTTATAGATGAGTGGCTTAGATTATTTCGTTCTCGTTGGCACCCTGTTAGGTATCGCCCTTTATGGGATTTGGAGAACTCGAGAAGGCGGTGGCCTTAGAGGGTACTTGAAAGGTGACGATTCGATACGCTGGGGTACAATCGGTCTCTCGGTGATGGCCACTCAAGCGAGTGCGATAACCTTCCTGTCAACGCCAGGGGTCGCCTATGATAATGGAATGGGTTTCGTGCAGAATTACTTTGGGATGCCTTTTGCAATCATCATTATCTGCGCCTTTTTTATCCCAATCTATAGGAAGCTCAATGTGTATACGTCCTATGAATACTTAGGACAGCGGTTCGATTCTAAGACACGAATCCTTGGCGCATTTCTCTTTTTGGTACAGCGGGGGCTAGCCGCAGGAATTACTATTTATGCACCGGCTATTGTGGTATCCACCTTGCTTGATTGGAATCTGGATCTGACGATTGTCATGGTAGGAGCCTTGGTCGTCGTCTATACCGTTTCGGGAGGTACGAAGGCTGTAAGTATCACGCAACGCTACCAAATGGCTGTTATCATGGTCGGTATGTTTATCGCATTCGGCATGATAATCGCAGGCTTGCCCGATGATGTCTCCTTTGCCTCTGCTTTGTCCGTTGCGGGAGTGATGGATAAGTTGGAGGTGGTCAGCTTTTCGACCGATGTTAAGGAAGACTATACCGTGTGGACCGGCCTGCTGGGGGGAACCTTCCTGATGTTATCCTATTTTGGAACCGACCAATCTCAGGTTCAGCGTTATCTAGCGGGAACTTCCACTAGCGCTAGTCGCTTCGGTCTTCTTTTGAACGCTGTGGTCAAGATCCCCATGCAGTTCTTCATATTGTTTGTAGGGGTGATGGTGTTTGTTTTCTACCTGTTTGAAAAGCCTCCTGTCTTTTTCAATCAGGCGAGCCTTGATGCGGTACACCAATCCGAATACTCCGACGAGCTGCAGTCATTGGAAAAAGAATACGCTGAAGCGGTATCTCAAAGAGCGGAGGCCGTCAGGGACTTGGCTAAGTCCTTAGACAATGGAACTTCTGAAGAAGTAGACTTAGCAAAGGAGCATGCTTTGGAATCGGAGGGACGAGCTCTCGGGATTCGCGAGGAGGTGAAGACTCTGATAGGGAAAGCGGGAGAGGATTTGGAGGCTAAGGACTCTGATTACGTTTTCATTACCTTTATCCTCAACTATCTGCCTGCCGGTTTGGTCGGACTTTTAGTGGCAGTAATCTTTGCCGCCGCCATGTCTTCGACTGCATCGGAACTGAATGCCTTGGGATCGACCACGATGGTAGATTTTTACCGCAAATTTGCCAAGCCAGATCGGGACGAAGCGCACTTTGTATTTGTCTCCAAAGCGTTGACTGCTGCTTGGGGCTGCTTGGCCATCGTATTCGCCCTTTACGCAAATCTAGTGGAGAATCTTATAGAAGCGGTGAATCGCCTGGGGTCCGTGTTTTACGGTGGGATTCTGGGAATCTTCCTTGTAGCCTTTTTCATAAAGCTAGTGAAGGGGAGTGCCGTTTTCTACGCAGCGATTGTTTCGCAAATCGTGGTGGTTGTCATGTACCAGAGTTTAGAGATCGGTTACCTCTGGTATAACTTGATTGGCTGCGGCATGGTCATGGGGCTATCGGTGCTCTTTCAGTTAGTGATAGGAAATGGAAAAATGGAGGCTAGGTCTAGATGAGCTCGCAGCCTGTAATCTGTTTCGGCCAACAACCTTGTGGCTTTTTTCCTAAGCGGTTTCTGGTATCCAAAATTTGGACAGCTCGCCGCCTGCAGAAAGAAATTGGGGGCGAAATCGTCTTTTTCTATCACGATTGCGATCACGATCCACGGGAAACGCAAACCAAGTTGACTCATCGGGATTCGGGAAAGCTGCAATCTCTCAATTTCGCTTTCGCCAACAAAATACAGAAGAAGTATTCACCGCTTTTTGCCAAACGGGTGGATCGCGAGTGGCAAGCGAAGACCGTGCGGCAGCTTCCGCAGTTCGTCAGCCAGGAACTCGTCGAACT containing:
- a CDS encoding MFS transporter; this encodes MSGKLENSSSKNLSLGVIFLTIFIDLVGFSVIFPLFPSMLDYYFEVDGQSGLLGWLLEQLNQVSQLADGSERFTPVLFGGVLGSLYAALQFFFAPFWGAMSDRKGRRSILVYTSLGTCLSYVLWMFAGNFALLIIARLIGGAMSGNLSVATAAVADVTTKENRSKGMGMIGAAFGLGFVTGPAIGGACAHFVNPVELWPELARFGINPFSFVAFVAVILSLGNFIWIRARFAESLPPEKRGQQRVIMNPVKRLKQPQITPVRRTNFAYFVYILAFAGMEFTLSFLGVERFGYTPLDITKMMVFVGFILILVQGGIVRRIAPKVGEKKTASTGLLLVAVALAILSMASSEGILYLGLGFMALGAGLCSPTLTSLISLYVSEQEQGKALGVFRSLGSLGRAIGPLSASFVFWWFGSDKLYLIGSLIVLFAAYLSMRLPQPDKTS
- a CDS encoding DUF2911 domain-containing protein; translated protein: MKLFPALPTLLISALLAVGSIPSANANLKTPAASPHASFKQTVGLTEVEMDYSRPGVKDREIFGELVPYGKVWRTGANQPSKIRFSDDVVFGGEKIPAGEYALYTIPGEAEWTVIVYGSTELWGAFGYEEKNDVVRFSVTPMTIDEQVESMSFGIKDLESDQAVLYLEWDYTCIEIPILVPTDKKVMSQIEKLKSSDSFDSPRTLFAAGTYYHETGKDLKTALKWVSSACEKSEKPAYWMLARKAQIEMDLGMTKEAKASAEKTLKLATEGGNPDYQKIAQDILESL
- a CDS encoding PIG-L family deacetylase — translated: MATGFLKHSKTLMLGFAAAVSAYASSPVEITDNVSGSELLWKIQKMNTLGRVLYVAAHPDDENTSLVSYLSLGRKYDTAYLSLTRGDGGQNLIGPELRDQLGLIRTQELLAARTIDGGKQFFSRARDFGYSKTPGETFRIWDREAVLADTVWAIRKFRPDVIVTRFNPQPSSTHGHHTASAMLALEAFEAAADPSKFPEQLEWVEPWQAKRIAWNTSSWFFRNNDVVFEPENYLEMEVGGYDPLLGKSYNEVASLSRSMHRSQGFGTLVSRGVRNEYFKFLAGDKWKGDLFDGVDTTWSRVSGAAKVSEMLNELMGGFDVSDPSASVAKMLELRTELTSPELGEWGSQKLRELDSIILGSMGFHARALSSKKYLKGGDKFELAFELINRSALPAKLSSVEIPFASVSEKRDDPLGENSLQGVRFELDAPTTLDGQPYWLREKGTVGMFEVDDQTLIGLPENEPSLVSTISIEVMGTEIPVTLPVVYREVNPAKGEEIDLVTLLPAASVEFTAPVKLFPNFEERDVEVKVSALLDGAEGDLELVLPEGWSSVPKSVPVERLLKGASKSYVFRVSPSSVSQEIDIQARLVTESETFQKSVEQIRYDHIPELTLFGSASSKGVSLEVARLGQKVAYLQGAGDAMPESIREIGFEVTELSPGELGAIDLGVFDAVVLGIRAYNTVDEIDSLLERLFSYAEAGGTVVAQYNTTRGLKGSLLAPFDLQLSRDRVTDENSEVRFLAPEHPVLSKPNHITENDFSGWTQERGLYFPDSWGAEFTPILGMNDIGEPSRDGSLLVAEFGDGYFVYSGISWFRQLPAGVPGAYRLFANILSLGQPE
- a CDS encoding sodium:solute symporter; amino-acid sequence: MSGLDYFVLVGTLLGIALYGIWRTREGGGLRGYLKGDDSIRWGTIGLSVMATQASAITFLSTPGVAYDNGMGFVQNYFGMPFAIIIICAFFIPIYRKLNVYTSYEYLGQRFDSKTRILGAFLFLVQRGLAAGITIYAPAIVVSTLLDWNLDLTIVMVGALVVVYTVSGGTKAVSITQRYQMAVIMVGMFIAFGMIIAGLPDDVSFASALSVAGVMDKLEVVSFSTDVKEDYTVWTGLLGGTFLMLSYFGTDQSQVQRYLAGTSTSASRFGLLLNAVVKIPMQFFILFVGVMVFVFYLFEKPPVFFNQASLDAVHQSEYSDELQSLEKEYAEAVSQRAEAVRDLAKSLDNGTSEEVDLAKEHALESEGRALGIREEVKTLIGKAGEDLEAKDSDYVFITFILNYLPAGLVGLLVAVIFAAAMSSTASELNALGSTTMVDFYRKFAKPDRDEAHFVFVSKALTAAWGCLAIVFALYANLVENLIEAVNRLGSVFYGGILGIFLVAFFIKLVKGSAVFYAAIVSQIVVVVMYQSLEIGYLWYNLIGCGMVMGLSVLFQLVIGNGKMEARSR